The Aphidius gifuensis isolate YNYX2018 linkage group LG2, ASM1490517v1, whole genome shotgun sequence DNA window tgctgcgGGTGCTGAagcttgtcgtgagtttgaGCCCTTAATAAAGATGTATGATACTGCTGTATGATACATCGGTATGaaacctacccaacactgctGGTACTCCCCTTCATATTCTCTGATTGGGTTGTGGCAACGCACTTTAAATATAGTGTCGTGTCTTCACATCTAGCTTTCTTGGTTTGTAATTTTCAGTATTTTTTCCTGTGTCATTGTTAGAAATATGGCCACCGTGACTATACCGAAAGATGTTAGCTTATTTTTAAGCCAGAAAAAAAACCTTCAAGACAAAGATTTGGCTGCACAATGGGCCCAGCTCgaagatttttataataaaaagtattttttttcattttagtcATGTCATTCATACAACTATTCAGGTAAAAACAACACTGacgatatttttgttttttatattcaggCTATGGCATCAACTCACCCTCAAACTTGAAGTTTTCGTAAAGCTCCCATCTCTCCAAGAATCTGATAATCTGGTTCAATTATACAAAAACTTTTTGTCTACATTCGAAAACAAGTAAGTCTCTATTTCAATACGAAGGAACactatttttattcttctaaatatttaaatactttgATCATATGACTTTACTTACACGTACTTACCGTTTAATCTCTTTAGAATAAATCCACTGTCTTTGATGGAAATTTTGGCTATCGTAGTTCAACAATTTACTGACAAACAAGAAGCAGTCAAATTTCTTGAAACTGCTGaatcaaaagttgaaaaaaacaatgaagcCACTGCTTTATGTAAAGTTCTACAAGGTCAGATATTGTTAGACAATCTTAATGACCAAgttaatacgaaaaaaatcaTCGATAATGTTGAAGTGATGCTCGATAACGCCGATGGAGTTACTACTGTTCATGGAAGATTTTATCTATTAGCTAGTCGATTGTACCGACTTCAAGGAAAACATGCAGAATATTATCGAACTGCATTAAggtaaaatgataattataagaCATTATATAAAggtattttttacataaccaATGATATAAGAAACAGAAAGTATTaaagatgattatttttcgggttttttttctacagataTTTGGGCTGTATAGATTTAAATACACTGAGCAAACAAGAACAAGAGCAGCACGCATTTTTCTTGGGTCTCGCAGCTTTGCTTGGAGAAGGTATATACAACCTTGGTGAGCTTTTAGCTCATTCTGTACTGCAATCTCTCAAAGAAACGTCCAATAGCTGGCTGATTGACCTTCTTCTAGCATTTAATGCAGGTGATATCGAATCGTTTGAAAGACTCAAATTGCAATGGGCCAAAGTTGCCGATTTAGCTGCtcaagaattaaaattaagacaaaaaatttctttgcTCTGTCTGATGGAAATGACTTTCAAAAGACAAGCGAACAACAggtgatttcttttttttttttatacaaacagAATGTAGTTTCAGTTTTacacaatgtttttttatattcctccatggcttttttttccagACAACTGACATTCGTAGAGATTTCAAAAGAAACTTGTCTACCAATAAGAGAAGTTGAACTTTTGGTGATGAAAGCACTCGCTCAAGATCTTGTTCATGGTGCGATTGATCAAGTTGCAGGTA harbors:
- the LOC122849178 gene encoding 26S proteasome non-ATPase regulatory subunit 13, which gives rise to MATVTIPKDVSLFLSQKKNLQDKDLAAQWAQLEDFYNKKLWHQLTLKLEVFVKLPSLQESDNLVQLYKNFLSTFENKINPLSLMEILAIVVQQFTDKQEAVKFLETAESKVEKNNEATALCKVLQGQILLDNLNDQVNTKKIIDNVEVMLDNADGVTTVHGRFYLLASRLYRLQGKHAEYYRTALRYLGCIDLNTLSKQEQEQHAFFLGLAALLGEGIYNLGELLAHSVLQSLKETSNSWLIDLLLAFNAGDIESFERLKLQWAKVADLAAQELKLRQKISLLCLMEMTFKRQANNRQLTFVEISKETCLPIREVELLVMKALAQDLVHGAIDQVAGIVNMTWVQPRVLDRTQISGMVQQLEHWCMDVNSMETLLESRASEILTL